In Citrobacter sp. RHB25-C09, the following proteins share a genomic window:
- the folA gene encoding type 3 dihydrofolate reductase: MISLIAALAIDRVIGMENAMPWNLPADLAWFKRNTLNKPVVMGRHTWESIGRPLPGRKNIVISSQSGTDDRVQWVKSIDEAIAACGDAEEIMVIGGGRVYEQFLPKAQKLYLTHIDAEVEGDTHFPDYEPDDWESVFSEFHDADAQNSHSYCFEILERR, encoded by the coding sequence ATGATCAGTCTGATTGCGGCGTTAGCAATAGATCGCGTTATTGGTATGGAAAACGCCATGCCGTGGAATCTGCCAGCCGATCTCGCCTGGTTTAAACGCAATACGTTAAATAAACCTGTTGTTATGGGGCGCCACACTTGGGAGTCCATTGGTCGACCGCTGCCTGGGCGCAAAAATATCGTTATCAGCAGCCAGTCCGGCACCGACGATCGCGTGCAGTGGGTGAAATCTATTGATGAGGCCATTGCCGCCTGTGGGGATGCCGAAGAAATCATGGTGATTGGCGGCGGGCGCGTTTACGAGCAGTTCCTGCCAAAGGCACAGAAACTCTATCTGACGCATATTGATGCTGAAGTGGAAGGGGATACCCATTTCCCGGACTATGAGCCGGATGACTGGGAATCCGTGTTCAGCGAGTTTCACGACGCGGATGCGCAGAACTCGCACAGCTACTGTTTCGAGATTCTGGAACGTCGATAA